The Eleutherodactylus coqui strain aEleCoq1 chromosome 13, aEleCoq1.hap1, whole genome shotgun sequence genome includes a window with the following:
- the LOC136588379 gene encoding uncharacterized protein isoform X2 produces the protein MPNCIVVGCPHKCGKKDKFPEVIMHAFPRSLDRIKSWLLRTGQRFEDLDGLAQRIYDGKKTSAHRLCSAHFTIDSYIINKTNRILRPDALPSIFPPPEDYDSRKRARKQKKTKDSRLSNSLPRLLWQESSREEDWAKREYLFQGAETQTDLSCFDTSDLQQYDRSLSDTEFQQLLCDHPHVFEQPIVDAPQSLLARLKEEQVQLPCAELKNEVLRESEEHPRLLTSIKSENIDEHPVDQHEDAIRHIVITSPKEEANHLMFPDLNDQTNSRVTDHSLFEIEEMPKCIVKDCLHYTGRKTSPHGVSLHMFPKDLASIKKWLVQTNQDFGDLDLFALGILHGKTGVCCICSAHFAPECYALVGSQKVLLEGAIPTIFPERDKPSNTMETVDKPVFENLYLPIKLWTNSVSVVSNAAQWGANQLINPGIKINQNSNIVANEFGVNVSTSAAENKPKERSNECENPPTNLGTCLHRNLDLPDATLHEQLNSDTETVSRFPDLSTKNEDKAVQWPEYENSGDGDMWKVLHDHFYRVQSCNKYLGLNRCSPMTECMSKDGFDSYFEGTHLETELFSMLQYIISIFTVNRNKDLKSARILNQALEVVSLITGEEWVIINKNSIHKGVHQLTGEFPVKCDDVAVFFTMDEWTYIDQHKEDYDDFVTDNIPMSRTWEVPEHWDSDPITEDDEEDDMEDNPEKISSEWEPDSDMESEDSYDGGQEPSKSPDRSSSAEEDPITHRCEQCEESFSDTQALETHKITHMKKCKNCEELFSSKAEVIKHQAENHAAKRFACTVCGIQYNYKSQFIIHQRAHTGEKPFHCDDCGTKFAHKSSLLVHQRRHLEGRTFKCSKCERWFDKRSEVSRHEKKVHNKKKQYKCSKCGKTFVQKAAHERHKWDHDDD, from the exons ATGCCTAATTGTATTGTTGTAGGCTGTCCACACAAGTGTGGCAAAAAGGATAAGTTTCCAGAAGTCATAATGCACGCTTTTCCTCGTTCACTGGATCGAATAAAGTCTTGGCTTCTCCGAACCGGTCAGAGGTTTGAAGACCTAGATGGATTGGCACAACGTATCTATGATGGGAAAAAAACCAGCGCACATCGCCTTTGTTCAGCTCATTTCACAATAGACAGTTATATAATAAATAAAACCAACAGAATACTTCGTCCTGATGCCCTCCCAAGCATTTTCCCTCCCCCTGAGGACTATGATAGTCGTAAACGGGcaaggaagcaaaaaaaaaccaaggatTCAAGGCTTTCCAATTCACTACCTCGCTTGCTTTGGCAAGAATCCTCTAGGGAAGAAGATTGGGCAAAAAGGGAATATTTGTTTCAGGGTGCTGAAACACAAACTGACTTGTCTTGCTTTGATACAAGTGACCTTCAACAATATGATAGATCTTTATCAGACACTGAGTTCCAGCAGCTGCTTTGTGATCATCCTCATGTCTTTGAGCAACCCATAGTAGATGCTCCTCAGTCTCTGCTTGCTAGACTTAAAGAAGAGCAGGTCCAGCTTCCATGTGCCGAACTTAAAAATGAGGTCTTGCGTGAATCAGAGGAGCATCCAAGATTGCTGACTTCTATAAAGTCTGAAAATATTGATGAGCATCCAGTAGACCAACATGAGGATGCTATTCGTCACATTGTGATAACCTCCCCCAAAGAAGAAGCAAATCACTTAATGTTCCCTGATTTGAACGACCAAACAAACTCCAGAGTTACAGATCACAGTCTCTTTGAG ATAGAAGAGATGCCGAAATGTATTGTGAAGGACTGTCTGCATTATACTGGGAGGAAAACTAGCCCCCATGGAGTGAGTCTACACATGTTTCCCAAGGACTTGGCCTCCATTAAGAAATGGCTTGTACAGACTAACCAAGACTTTGGTGACCTTGACTTATTTGCTCTGGGGATCTTGCATGGAAAGACAGGTGTTTGCTGTATTTGCTCTGCCCATTTTGCCCCAGAATGCTACGCCTTAGTTGGGTCACAAAAAGTACTTTTGGAAGGCGCTATTCCAACAATATTCCCTGAGAGGGATAAACCGTCTAACACAATGGAGACTGTGGATAAACCTGTATTTGAAAACCTTTACTTGCCTATAAAACTGTGGACAAACAGTGTGTCTGTGGTATCAAATGCAGCTCAATGGGGTGCTAACCAACTGATAAACCCTGGCATTAAAATTAATCAGAACAGTAATATAGTCGCCAATGAGTTCGGGGTTAATGTGAGCACGTCGGCAGCAGAAAATAAGCCAAAAGAAAGGTCCAATGAATGTGAAAATCCACCAACAAATTTGGGTACGTGCCTCCATCGTAACTTGGACTTGCCTGACGCCACGCTGCATGAACAGCTGAATTCTGACACTGAGACAGTCTCAAGGTTCCCTGACTTGTCAACTAAGAACGAAGACAAAGCTGTTCAATGGCCCGAGTATGAGAACAGTGGGGATGGAGACATGTGGAAAGTTCTGCACGATCATTTCTACAGAGTGCAAAGTTGCAACAAGTATCTAGGCTTGAACCGATGCTCGCCGATGACAGAGTGTATGTCAAAGGATGGGTTTGATAGCTACTTTGAAGGCACTCATTTGGAAACTGAACTG TTTTCAATGTTGCAGTATATCATCAGCATCTTCACAGTTAATAGAAATAAGGACCTAAAATCGGCAAGGATCTTAAACCAAGCCCTGGAGGTTGTCTCCCTGATAACTGGAGAG GAGTGGGTGATTATTAACAAGAACTCCATCCATAAAGGTGTGCACCAGCTGACTGGCGAG TTTCCTGTGAAGTGTGACGATGTGGCTGTCTTCTTCACGATGGATGAATGGACCTATATAGACCAACACAAGGAAGACTACGACGACTTTGTAACAGATAATATCCCAATGAGTCGCACGTGGGAAGTTCCCGAACACTGGGATTCTG ATCCCATTACTGAAGATGATGAAGAAGACGACATGGAGGATAACCCTGAAAAAATCAGCTCAGAATGGGAACCAGATAGTGACATGGAATCTGAGGATAGTTATGACGGAGGCCAAGAACCCAGCAAGAGTCCCGATAGATCATCTTCTGCTGAGGAAGACCCAATAACTCATAGATGTGAGCAGTGTGAAGAGTCTTTCTCCGACACACAGGCTCTTGAGACACACAAAATAACACACATGAAGAAGTGTAAGAACTGCGAGGAGCTGTTCAGTTCTAAAGCAGAAGTGATTAAACATCAGGCTGAGAACCACGCCGCCAAGCGCTTTGCCTGCACTGTCTGTGgcatacagtacaattacaagtCTCAGTTCATCATACACCAGAGGGCGCACACGGGAGAAAAACCATTCCACTGTGATGACTGCGGGACAAAGTTTGCCCATAAAAGCAGTTTGCTTGTCCACCAGAGGAGACACTTAGAAGGAAGAACCTTTAAGTGCAGTAAATGTGAAAGATGGTTTGACAAAAGAAGTGAAGTGTCCAGACACGAGAAGAAGGTCCACAACAAGAAAAAGCAATATAAGTGCAGTAAATGTGGAAAGACATTTGTACAGAAAGCAGCTCACGAGAGACACAAGTGGGATCATGATGATGACTAA